gcaaggtcgagcctcgccgggggccggcgacgctcggcctcgccgaatctaggcgagcccaagctcgccgagggctggcgacgctccggcgaggtcccCGACCATCAACGGTGTCGccagccctcgacggccggtcgttgaccatggccgaggccgacgactagccaaagaagaaaagaagaagagaagtgtttcttcaaaatcgttttaaacaaaaaataattttttttttttttttgttttcgtttactttttttgtgttctaaacaaaaaaagaacagaaaacacaaccaaacgcatttattctttttttgttccttaacaaaaaaaaaaattgttcataaacacttttgagaaatgaaaacatgCAAGGCCTATGCTATCCCACATGCACAATCCTTCCAGCCTCAGAATAGAAACTGCTTGTTAGTCACCAAactccttttcactttttgattcatattatagaaaattttataataaccAAATTTTGATGCACAATTTCCACATTGTGGCAAGTGCAGAGCATACTACCATGATTAATTAGAACATTTATAGCTTTATATAATCATACTAGGTAGaaagaaatatagaaaaaagCTTTACCCCTTAAGATAAACACTTAACATCTAATCATTGGTGATAGTTTTGGATATCACCAATAATTTATGATGACCCTTATGGCCGACAATGGCCAATAATTTGTACTGACTTTTACACTAACAGTCATATCATACGACTTTTACACACGACTTTTACGGCTGATAGACTCATATCACACAATTTTCGCTCTGCTACAGTACTGCTACAACATGAACAGTACTTCGACAGTCATGAACAGCGTTTAACCTTTTTTCATCTAAATGAGGGGGACTTTAATACTCAACTGCTCCCACTCAACAAAGTAGTAGTCAAACGATAAACTGAATAGCATAAGAAGAGCTTGACATTTTTCATCTAAACGAAACAATGGAGCAGCTCTACTATCTTGCATCATTTATAAACTAGCTATATTCAAACCTGTTcactaaaaacagaaaaatagatcTCTTGAATCAAAATAACCGGAGTCAAACCACAGATCACCCTCAAGATTGCTTAGCAAGATGAGgacccaaaaattaatgaatgtGATTAACATAAAGATTTTGTGGAAGCAAAGAAGGCATGCATCAGTCAACTCCAATGATGGCATGGTATATCAAGCTCATACAAAATGCTTCTATAGAAATACATAAATTAGTTACTTACAACCTTAAAGCTCAGTAATGTTACATGACTAGTCCTCCAAGATTGGATGCCGATCAAGCTCTGTCAGTATTTCTGTTAAAGGACCACTGCTATCATTTTCGCCCCTACACTGATGCAGCTGTTGGCGGAGATTTTGAACAAGCTCATTGAGTTTGTGAATATTTTTCTCTTGAGAGAGGATAATCTGTCACAAAGTTCAAGCAAAGGTCAAGTCAACTAACATTAGATTTTAATGTCCCATTTCCACAGCTAAGCGTACACCGTTTCAAGAGGAGATCGACTGTATACTTCAATCACACTACAAGTCAACCAAGACAAAAGCGATTGCCAAATGGAATAATTGATTGATACAGTACAACATAAGAAcaaatcaacatgaaattataaagtAAAGAGTTTCATGGGGTCAGTATTTCCTCTAATAAATCACACAATCTATAGCACCAAGGCTATATTGGATGAAAAGACCAGAGAGCAAATAATGTCGTCCATTAAATCATATACAATGCCATCCCAGTACCAAGTGTAGTGGTTCTAAATTTAGTAATTCAGGTGAAGCTACAAGGTCAGGTACACATCATCATTTCTTCATATAAAGCAGCAACAGCACTATTTAACGTAGGCtatggttctcaaaataaactCTGTTACTATGGACCAAAGGTTCATAAGAAATTTGTACTCTCTCTATAACATTAACCATTCCATGACGGTTCAACTAATCAAACCTTGCTTTTGCTGAAAAGAGAAAGCTAATGACGCCCAGCTCTTGCTATTTAAAAGCATGAAAGGAAGAGAACAGAATGGATAGCAAGCACACTCCCAAGTTTTCTAAAGAGAATATCAAAAGATGATACCTGGAGTCACAATCATAGGGGATTCAAAATGCCCGAAAAACACAAAAGCCCAAACTGAACAGTCTGCACTGACCCCAAAAAGTCGGTTTCCCCCCAGCCTGATTAGTTTCTGGGCCTATTTAAATTGTAGAATATCAGTTTGATAAACCCTTTTGCCAGAGCTGCACAGATTAACCTATTAAGAAAAAGGTCCCATGTCCTTAGCTTCACAGTTCTACGATACGTAAACCATAACCAGTGAAGCTGAAAACACCCAAAACTCACAACCGCACATCACACCTCGTCTGTCATGGCCATCATCTTCTACACCCTGtcattcttcttctcttttctacCTTAGCTCAGTTCTCTTAATTCATCGTCATAGTAGGGTCTTGTAGCACTTGCCTTTGTAGAGTCCTTCCTTTGCTTAGCCAATTCAGGCTTTGCCTTCTTTTTCATCCTCTTCACATGGCTGCTAGTCATCCTTAATCTCCACTCTATGACATTATGTTGATTGGCTAACTACAAAAGACAGCTTCCAGAAACAAACAGTCCCCAAAACTAGTTGAAAGGCATTATTTAAGTTGGAAAGATATGAGTCTATCTCCTACTAGTAGACAGCAATGAAGGGTTTGTTTGTCATAGAACAAAGTAGCTGAAAGGAAAATGTGAAGGGAAAGGCCAGGGGAGGGGAGAAACTGATCAAAACTCACAAACCAAAGGACTAAACTGGTTTGATCAATTCTTGTATTTAAAGCATTATCTCAAAACACTTGAAAACAGAGTTTCACTGGGTAGTCTTCCTGCACCTAAGCTTTTGGTGGAGCTTTCTAACACGACATTCATTGTCCTTCATGTCCCATGTCTATTTCGCATCTGTGATTCCCATCCATCGGTTCCACATGATTCTTCCAAACTGTATATTCCACTTTGCATGCGCTAAAGTGTTACCGCACTTTTGTTGAATACAGAGTTTCAATGGGCCTTGTTTTCATGTAATCTCTCTCCACCTAACAAGTTAAACTCTCGAATAGGACTTTCTAACACTATCTATGTCCTTGACATTCAGTTTAGTTCTGGGTTTCAAGTGCTGAATCCCTGCTTGAAAACTTCAGCTCAATTCAATACAAAGttcagaaaaaaattgaacagcCCATTTACACCCCACACATTAAGGCAATGAATTATGAATAACCAACCCCTCATGTGCACTCAGCTTTGATATGTTTGGAATACCAAGCTTGCGCACAACCTGAGCTGACATTCTCATTTGTCTTGGACACAATCTATACAGACTGGCAAGTGACAAACATGGTTGTGTCAAGACATGCAATTACAGACACAATACTTCACTACACAGAGAATTGGAAGGAAGTTAGCACAATACACCACGAACTCACAGGAAGCTACTTGTggatcaaccaaaaaaaaacagaggatcATACATTCATCTACCCCAATCCAAGAGTTTCATCAAGTGCGCACATGCATGTGCCCAAGTTGGGAGtgggaacagaaaaaaaaaaaaacttataacaCTCCTCATCAAAGTCATTGccctaaaaataaaacaagaaaaaggaagcaaaagCCAAGCAAACACAAATCCATTCCtaacaaaaaagggaaaagactAATGACCGTTAGTATTCAATTTTGGGCCAAGAAAATGGAGCAACTATGTTATGTCCAGATCACCCTGCTAGGTGCCAGAGCTATCAATGAGAGATCCACCACAAAATCCAGTGGATGCATGGATATACGCCAATAAAGAAATGACCATCGAGAGACAATGCATCAACCACTGACTTATGTTAGGGAAGGAAATTTACAGGTTGAGTTATGCCAGAGCTTCTAACACTTTGAGAATGCTGTTTCATTACTGGTGGCAACGAGCAGCTTCTGAGATCGTTATTTCTTAGcacaaaaaaatgcaataattgCGACAAAATAGTGTTGAGTGGTTCCATTATGCTTTGATAGGAATGAGACAGATGAATCCTTAATATGAAAGTCACTAACAGAACCCAAATTGAGGTGTTCAAGGCTTATAAATTCTTGCAAACGCAGCGTCAGTCTTCTTCTCACTTGATGGcatcaaaagaaaacacagTGCATTTGGTGGTTCGCTGGAAAACAAAATGGGCTTCCTGAGACATGAATATTACTAATGGGGAATGATTGTCCCTGGTTTGCTTTAGTTTATACCTTACCAAACCATTACTATGTGGGAACGAAGGTTATTTCAACAGCCAAAAGACAGAATTTTGCTTAATAGGTTTTCTATGTTTGCTTTACCCTCTTCCTGAGAAAAAGAATTGTGCTATTTTTCACTCCTTGAAGGTACGTCAAACTGATCATCCAGAATCTACCTTGTACTCATCATCAGGATTATTCCAGTGTAGGTCTTAGAGGATTTCTAAACATTCCGTAAACCTATATTCAACTGAAGTTCCCAtaaccaagactttatcacatatgcAATCCTTCTTTTTTCATAGTTAAAGTGGTGGCATATAGGGAACTACCCAGGCTAGGAGGTCTCGTGGGTTGGAGGTCAAGCAGGTGGTGGCATCGAGCGAAGCTTGCCACTTAAATAGCACAAGTAATTGTATGAAAAGAAAGCACTTTAGCACATTTCTACCTGAAATTGAGACAAAGAAGATTCTTACGATATATAATTGCAAAACAAGCGGAGAAAATCGTCCTCTGTAAAGATAGGAGAATGTCAAACACACAAGTGCAAGAGAGGCATTAATAGAGTCCTAACCTTTTCTTTCACGGTTTCTTCCCTTTCAGAAACATATTGCTCCTTCTGCGACTTGTCTGGAGTCAGGTCATTCTCATTACCGAATTGCTGCTTCCACTCAAACTGAGATGTAAACACAATGAGCAAAAGCAGGAAAACAAGGAGCCACGGCCTTGACATCCTTATAGCAACCTCTCATACGACCTGCGCATGAAATTGAACACATCATTTCCTAGTCTCCGGACTCTCTTGTTAAATAGTTCACTACAATCAGCAACAACAAAATAAC
The sequence above is drawn from the Eucalyptus grandis isolate ANBG69807.140 chromosome 11, ASM1654582v1, whole genome shotgun sequence genome and encodes:
- the LOC104426065 gene encoding uncharacterized protein LOC104426065, with product MSRPWLLVFLLLLIVFTSQFEWKQQFGNENDLTPDKSQKEQYVSEREETVKEKIILSQEKNIHKLNELVQNLRQQLHQCRGENDSSGPLTEILTELDRHPILED